One Thalassospira marina DNA window includes the following coding sequences:
- a CDS encoding glycosyltransferase family 4 protein, with the protein MTSANIAGVDHVAIVVKGYPRLSETFIAQEILGIQQAGIPYRIVSLRHPTDKKRHPIHGRITGNVDYLPEYLHDEPLRVLAGWWKARRMPGYRAAMAAWWRDFARDKTRNRIRRLGQAMVMAAELPADITRIYAHFLHTPASVARYGAMMRQLPWACSAHAKDIYTSPDWEMREKLAAMDWLVTCTRANVDHLKALAEDPAKVNLLYHGLDFSRFPEDWPERPLRDGSNANDPVIILSVGRLVGKKGYDDLLRALAKLPGNLHWRFVHIGGGKGEKYQALAQELGFADKCDWQGPQDQAEVIAACQKADLFVLASRIEKDGDRDGLPNVLMEAQLCGLAAVSTRISAIPELIRDGVNGLLVPQRDENALAVALQDMICDPAKRIAMGQAGNDIVRRDFSFHAGMRELGRRFGIVTVESPEITGTDNITATRQE; encoded by the coding sequence ATGACATCCGCCAATATTGCGGGCGTTGATCATGTTGCCATCGTGGTAAAGGGCTATCCGCGCCTGTCTGAAACCTTTATTGCCCAGGAAATCCTGGGTATTCAGCAGGCTGGTATTCCCTATCGCATTGTTTCGCTGCGCCACCCGACCGATAAAAAACGCCACCCTATTCACGGCCGCATTACCGGCAATGTTGATTACCTGCCGGAATATCTGCATGACGAACCCCTGCGTGTGCTAGCCGGTTGGTGGAAGGCGCGGCGGATGCCGGGTTATCGGGCGGCAATGGCAGCCTGGTGGCGCGATTTTGCCCGCGATAAAACCCGCAACCGTATTCGCAGGCTGGGCCAGGCGATGGTCATGGCGGCCGAGCTGCCCGCCGATATCACCCGCATCTATGCCCATTTTCTGCATACACCAGCATCTGTTGCGCGCTATGGCGCGATGATGCGGCAATTGCCCTGGGCCTGTTCGGCCCATGCCAAGGATATTTACACCAGCCCCGATTGGGAAATGCGTGAAAAACTGGCCGCTATGGACTGGTTGGTGACTTGCACACGCGCCAATGTGGACCATCTCAAGGCGCTGGCCGAAGACCCGGCAAAGGTAAACCTGCTTTATCACGGCCTGGATTTTTCACGCTTCCCCGAAGATTGGCCCGAACGCCCCCTGCGCGATGGCAGCAATGCCAATGACCCGGTGATTATTTTGTCCGTTGGGCGCCTTGTTGGCAAAAAGGGCTATGACGACCTTTTGCGTGCGCTGGCAAAATTGCCGGGCAACCTGCATTGGCGGTTTGTCCATATTGGCGGTGGCAAGGGCGAAAAATACCAGGCCCTGGCACAAGAATTGGGCTTTGCCGATAAGTGCGACTGGCAAGGCCCGCAGGACCAGGCCGAAGTCATTGCTGCCTGCCAGAAGGCCGATCTGTTTGTGCTTGCCAGCCGGATCGAAAAAGATGGCGACCGTGACGGCCTGCCAAATGTGCTGATGGAAGCACAGCTTTGCGGGTTGGCTGCTGTTTCTACCCGAATTTCGGCCATCCCGGAATTGATCCGTGATGGGGTAAATGGCCTGCTGGTGCCCCAGCGTGATGAAAACGCCCTGGCTGTTGCTCTGCAGGATATGATTTGTGATCCCGCGAAACGGATTGCCATGGGGCAGGCAGGTAATGACATTGTGCGCCGGGATTTTTCCTTTCACGCAGGTATGCGCGAACTGGGCCGCCGGTTTGGCATTGTTACGGTCGAAAGCCCGGAAATTACCGGCACAGATAACATAACTGCCACCAGGCAGGAGTAA
- a CDS encoding glycosyltransferase family protein: MSLKGARGYRVLIYSHDTFGLGHLRRCRTIAHALVDNRDDVSVLILSGSPIIGSFEFRSRVDFVRIPGVIKLSNGEYTSLNLDIDVEQMLAMRESIIQHTADAFDPDLFIVDKEPLGLRGEVEPTLRMLKERNTRLVLGLRDVMDDPETLREEWLRKNCAPALANYYDDIWVYGLREICNPLDGIDLLPGVEEKMTYTGYLPRTATRKPAPEHGALGLDEPYFLVTTGGGGDGVNLVDWVISAYEADPEIPMPSLVVLGPFMAPADQQKFMERAESIDKLSVITFDANVEMLMARSAGVIAMGGYNTFCEILSFDKPSIIVPRTVPRLEQYVRASQAEKLGLVRMLTEEGGRPPLEMAQALRGLAGQPAPSSVTVPGLMGGLETVSSMVEHWLPRDGGLLDAEYATA, from the coding sequence ATGTCTTTAAAGGGCGCACGAGGCTATCGTGTACTGATTTATAGTCACGACACATTCGGCCTTGGCCATTTGCGGCGATGCCGCACCATTGCGCATGCTCTGGTCGATAACCGGGATGATGTTTCGGTGCTGATCCTGTCTGGATCGCCCATCATCGGCAGCTTTGAATTTCGCTCCCGCGTTGATTTTGTGCGCATTCCCGGTGTGATCAAGCTTTCCAATGGTGAATATACGTCACTTAACCTTGATATCGATGTTGAACAGATGCTGGCGATGCGTGAATCCATCATCCAGCATACCGCCGATGCCTTTGACCCGGACCTGTTCATTGTCGATAAGGAACCCCTTGGCCTGCGCGGCGAGGTGGAACCGACCCTTCGCATGTTAAAAGAACGTAATACGCGCCTTGTCCTTGGCCTGCGTGATGTGATGGACGACCCGGAAACCCTTCGTGAAGAATGGCTGCGCAAAAATTGCGCCCCGGCACTTGCCAATTATTACGACGATATCTGGGTTTATGGTCTGCGTGAAATCTGCAATCCGCTGGATGGCATTGATCTTCTGCCCGGCGTTGAAGAAAAAATGACCTATACCGGCTATCTGCCGCGCACCGCCACCCGCAAACCGGCCCCCGAACATGGGGCGCTGGGGCTTGATGAACCCTATTTCCTGGTGACCACCGGTGGTGGTGGCGATGGGGTTAATCTGGTTGACTGGGTGATTAGCGCCTATGAAGCCGATCCTGAAATTCCCATGCCATCACTGGTGGTTCTGGGGCCGTTCATGGCCCCGGCAGACCAGCAGAAATTCATGGAACGGGCTGAAAGCATCGACAAACTTTCGGTCATCACCTTTGATGCCAATGTTGAAATGCTGATGGCGCGTTCCGCCGGTGTTATTGCCATGGGCGGCTATAATACGTTTTGCGAAATTCTGTCATTTGACAAGCCATCCATTATTGTTCCGCGGACCGTACCACGGCTTGAACAATATGTTCGGGCATCCCAGGCCGAAAAACTCGGTCTTGTGCGTATGCTGACCGAAGAAGGCGGGCGTCCGCCCCTTGAAATGGCGCAGGCATTGCGTGGCCTTGCCGGGCAACCCGCACCGTCCAGCGTTACGGTGCCGGGCCTGATGGGCGGTCTTGAAACGGTATCCTCGATGGTGGAACACTGGCTGCCCCGTGATGGCGGCCTTCTTGATGCAGAGTACGCAACGGCATGA
- a CDS encoding MBL fold metallo-hydrolase RNA specificity domain-containing protein has protein sequence MTLSVTFCGAAGGVTGSCYLLRTPVGNFLIDCGMFQGNKTVKELNYGPFPFDASDIRAVLLTHAHIDHSGLIPKLVKAGFIGVIFATQPTCDLLTYMLPDSGYIQETEVDRLNRRNARRGLPTVDPIYTREDAEKALKRLRPIEYHEWVEIVPGFEVRYWDAGHILGSASIEIKIDGEAGQKPRHLLFSGDIGTGEAVFNEAPEGPADVDYLFVETTYGDRERVDVSASERRGLLANEIREALEAGGNLVIPSFAVARTQELLVDLAALFNSGALPKADVFIDSPLAQRATGVFARYLPPEDAHALTHPNFHMVPDVEASIQLDRIKKGAIILSASGMCDAGRVRYHLKNNLWRAECTVLLVGYQAAGSLGRILLSGAKSVRIHGDQIQVRARIRNLDIYSGHADQKTLLDWVKGRLPVHKKIFLTHGENAARATFQDLLHANDIPPKLLSSPTLDETIILQRGQELQAPIAKRGGADAMSREDWHNDYARTLTALSEKLAGLGTNREREKLLAKLGSLIDRA, from the coding sequence ATGACCCTTTCTGTTACATTTTGTGGGGCTGCGGGTGGCGTTACCGGGTCCTGTTATCTGTTGCGAACACCAGTTGGCAATTTCCTGATCGACTGTGGCATGTTTCAGGGCAACAAAACGGTCAAGGAGCTGAATTACGGCCCGTTTCCCTTTGATGCCAGTGACATTCGCGCCGTTTTGCTGACCCATGCCCATATTGACCATTCCGGGCTGATTCCCAAACTGGTCAAGGCGGGTTTTATTGGGGTTATTTTTGCCACCCAGCCAACCTGCGATTTGCTGACCTATATGCTGCCCGATTCCGGCTATATCCAGGAAACCGAGGTTGACCGCCTGAACCGCCGCAATGCCCGCCGTGGCCTGCCGACAGTTGACCCCATCTATACCCGTGAGGATGCTGAAAAGGCCCTGAAACGCCTGCGCCCGATTGAATATCATGAGTGGGTTGAAATCGTACCGGGGTTCGAGGTGCGCTATTGGGATGCCGGGCATATTTTGGGTTCGGCATCTATTGAAATTAAAATCGATGGCGAAGCAGGCCAGAAACCGCGCCATTTGCTGTTTTCAGGCGATATTGGCACGGGCGAGGCCGTCTTTAACGAAGCCCCCGAAGGCCCTGCTGATGTTGATTACCTGTTTGTTGAAACCACCTATGGTGACCGTGAACGGGTGGATGTTTCCGCCAGCGAACGCCGTGGCCTTCTGGCCAACGAAATTCGCGAGGCGCTGGAGGCTGGCGGCAATCTGGTAATTCCCAGTTTTGCAGTTGCCCGCACCCAGGAATTGCTGGTCGATCTGGCGGCATTGTTTAACAGTGGCGCCTTGCCCAAGGCCGATGTTTTCATCGACAGCCCGCTGGCCCAGCGCGCCACTGGCGTTTTTGCCCGGTATCTTCCGCCCGAAGATGCCCATGCCTTAACGCATCCCAATTTCCATATGGTGCCTGATGTCGAAGCCAGCATTCAACTGGACCGGATCAAAAAGGGTGCCATCATTCTCTCAGCCAGTGGCATGTGCGATGCCGGGCGTGTGCGCTATCATTTGAAAAACAATCTGTGGCGGGCGGAATGCACGGTGCTGCTGGTGGGATATCAGGCGGCAGGGTCGCTTGGGCGCATTTTGCTGTCTGGCGCAAAATCGGTTCGTATTCATGGCGATCAGATCCAGGTGCGCGCGCGCATCCGTAACCTTGATATTTATTCCGGTCATGCTGATCAAAAAACGCTGCTGGACTGGGTAAAGGGGCGGTTGCCGGTTCACAAAAAGATATTTCTGACCCATGGGGAAAATGCAGCACGCGCCACGTTCCAGGACCTGCTGCATGCCAATGATATCCCACCCAAGTTACTATCCAGCCCGACCTTGGATGAAACAATCATCCTGCAACGCGGGCAGGAATTGCAGGCACCGATTGCCAAGCGGGGTGGGGCTGATGCCATGTCGCGTGAAGACTGGCACAACGATTATGCCCGGACCTTAACCGCGCTTTCGGAAAAACTGGCAGGTCTTGGCACCAACCGTGAACGCGAAAAACTGCTGGCAAAACTGGGCAGCCTTATCGACCGCGCCTGA
- a CDS encoding ABC transporter permease — protein sequence MKQDYRASGSSETFDPLNSRPLVRSMRWWPQGQSSWWLGGAMVIALLVAAPIVAVVYLALFPTENIWPHLASTMLPRYLSNTFILMIGVGIGVTLMGVSSAWVVTMCRLPGKRFFEWAMLLPMAVPAYIVAYVYTDLLEYAGPVQGTIRGWFGFESARDYWFPDIRTKGGAILVLSLTLYPYVYMLARAAFLSQSVCVLEAARVLGRGPWNAFVTVALPLARPAIVVGVIIALMETLNDFGTIDFFAVHTLTAGIFNVWLGMGNAGGAAQIALTMLVVVVVLIVAERYSRRRQRFHDTTSRFQELPGYELGLGAKTAALLICSLPIVLGFVIPALVLIYYSVGYFDQSWTSDFFEFARNSLLVSWLATLMAVGAALFLAYALRLFPKPALRACIRLASVGYAVPGAVLAIGVLVPFAGLDNAIDGFLRDNFGISTGLLLSGTIFAIVFAYSVRFMAVSYGSIEAALGKVRPSMDDAARTLGETPFGTLRRIHFPLVRGGILAACVLVFVDSMKELPATLILRPFNFDTLATHVYQYAKDEMIEQAALGALTIVLVGVIPVVMLSRAISRSRPGHSN from the coding sequence GTGAAACAGGATTACCGCGCGTCTGGCTCCAGCGAGACGTTTGACCCGCTTAACAGCCGCCCTTTGGTGCGTTCCATGCGCTGGTGGCCACAGGGGCAGTCTTCCTGGTGGCTGGGTGGGGCAATGGTTATTGCCCTGCTGGTCGCAGCCCCGATTGTGGCTGTTGTGTATCTGGCGCTGTTTCCAACCGAAAATATCTGGCCGCATCTGGCGTCGACCATGTTGCCGCGTTACCTGTCCAATACCTTTATTCTGATGATCGGGGTGGGGATTGGCGTGACGCTTATGGGGGTTTCGTCGGCCTGGGTGGTGACGATGTGCCGCCTGCCGGGCAAACGGTTTTTTGAATGGGCAATGCTGCTGCCCATGGCGGTGCCAGCCTATATCGTTGCCTATGTCTATACTGACCTTCTGGAATATGCGGGGCCGGTGCAGGGCACCATTCGCGGATGGTTCGGGTTTGAAAGCGCGCGTGATTACTGGTTCCCTGACATCCGCACCAAGGGCGGCGCGATTTTGGTGCTAAGCCTGACCCTTTATCCCTATGTTTATATGCTGGCGCGTGCGGCCTTTCTGTCGCAATCGGTGTGCGTGCTGGAAGCCGCGCGGGTTTTGGGCCGTGGCCCCTGGAATGCCTTTGTCACCGTGGCCCTGCCGCTTGCGCGTCCGGCCATTGTTGTGGGCGTGATCATCGCCCTGATGGAAACCCTGAACGATTTTGGCACCATCGATTTCTTTGCCGTTCATACCCTGACGGCTGGCATTTTCAATGTGTGGCTGGGTATGGGCAATGCCGGTGGGGCGGCGCAAATCGCGCTGACCATGCTGGTTGTGGTTGTGGTGCTGATCGTTGCCGAGCGTTATTCCCGCCGTCGCCAGCGTTTTCACGATACAACATCACGGTTTCAGGAACTGCCGGGATACGAATTGGGTCTTGGCGCGAAAACGGCGGCTTTGCTGATCTGTTCATTGCCGATTGTGCTGGGTTTTGTCATTCCCGCGCTGGTCCTGATTTATTATTCCGTTGGTTATTTTGACCAGTCCTGGACCAGTGACTTTTTTGAATTTGCCCGTAACAGCCTGCTGGTTTCGTGGCTGGCTACATTGATGGCGGTGGGGGCTGCGCTGTTTTTGGCTTATGCCTTGCGCCTGTTCCCCAAACCAGCCCTACGTGCCTGCATTCGTTTGGCATCGGTGGGGTATGCTGTGCCTGGTGCGGTGCTGGCAATTGGGGTTCTGGTGCCGTTTGCTGGCCTGGATAATGCAATTGATGGTTTCCTGCGCGATAATTTTGGTATTTCGACCGGGCTTTTGCTCAGCGGCACCATCTTTGCCATCGTTTTTGCCTATAGCGTGCGGTTCATGGCAGTGTCCTATGGCTCGATCGAGGCGGCATTGGGCAAGGTCCGTCCCAGCATGGATGATGCGGCCCGCACCCTTGGTGAAACACCCTTTGGTACGTTACGGCGTATCCATTTCCCACTGGTGCGCGGTGGTATTTTGGCGGCTTGCGTGCTGGTTTTTGTTGATTCGATGAAGGAACTGCCCGCGACGCTTATTTTGCGGCCCTTCAACTTCGATACCCTGGCAACTCATGTTTACCAGTATGCCAAGGATGAAATGATCGAACAGGCCGCCCTTGGCGCGCTGACCATTGTGCTGGTGGGCGTGATACCGGTGGTGATGTTAAGCCGTGCCATTTCCCGTTCGCGTCCCGGTCATAGTAACTGA
- a CDS encoding glycosyltransferase family 4 protein, producing the protein MRIAFYAPLKPLDHPVPSGDRLMARLLVTALKRAGHDVDIAARLRSRVGDGNAMRQMQLAELGGKMARRLLRRYETGFLPRPDIWFTYHLYYKASDWIGPLVAAELGIPYIICEASHAPKRANGPWAASHRAVEQALKQASAVFCPNRADMECLAPVTGASKLHFLPPFADISAWQNADELPARRGDESSKPVELISVAMMRPGDKLQSFAVLADALAALPFALQHNWRLTLVGDGPARADVAQLFGRFAAGQVVFAGQCDAAQTRAYLAQADLCVWPAINEAYGMALLEAQAAGLPVLAGDSGGVGGIVRDGETGWLVPVGDSAAFAWRLAGCLENAAALQIAGQKAAFNALAHHDISSAASMLDRVIANVLASHGSALKNEAGDENDAG; encoded by the coding sequence GTGCGGATTGCGTTTTACGCCCCGTTAAAGCCGCTTGACCACCCGGTGCCATCGGGTGACAGGCTAATGGCGCGTTTGCTTGTGACTGCATTAAAACGCGCCGGACATGATGTGGATATTGCTGCGCGCCTGCGCAGCCGGGTTGGCGATGGCAATGCTATGCGTCAAATGCAATTGGCCGAACTGGGGGGTAAAATGGCCCGGCGGCTATTGCGGCGCTATGAAACCGGTTTTTTGCCCCGGCCTGATATCTGGTTTACCTATCACCTTTATTATAAGGCATCAGACTGGATCGGGCCGCTTGTCGCGGCCGAACTGGGTATTCCCTATATCATTTGCGAGGCATCACACGCCCCCAAACGTGCCAATGGCCCCTGGGCAGCCAGCCACCGGGCGGTTGAACAGGCCTTAAAACAGGCCAGTGCGGTTTTTTGCCCCAACCGGGCTGACATGGAATGTCTGGCGCCGGTAACAGGTGCTTCCAAGCTTCATTTTCTGCCACCCTTTGCCGATATCAGCGCCTGGCAGAATGCGGATGAATTACCCGCGCGTCGTGGGGATGAAAGTTCTAAACCTGTCGAACTGATATCCGTTGCCATGATGCGACCGGGCGATAAATTGCAATCCTTTGCGGTGCTGGCGGATGCCCTGGCGGCTTTGCCATTTGCCTTGCAGCACAACTGGCGGCTGACACTTGTGGGCGATGGCCCGGCGCGGGCGGATGTCGCGCAGCTTTTTGGTCGTTTTGCCGCCGGGCAGGTTGTGTTTGCCGGGCAGTGTGATGCGGCACAGACCCGCGCCTATCTGGCGCAGGCCGATCTGTGCGTTTGGCCCGCAATCAACGAGGCCTATGGCATGGCCCTGCTGGAGGCACAGGCCGCAGGCCTGCCCGTGCTGGCAGGCGATAGCGGCGGTGTTGGCGGCATTGTGCGCGATGGCGAAACAGGCTGGTTGGTGCCGGTTGGTGATAGTGCGGCCTTTGCCTGGCGTTTGGCAGGTTGTCTTGAAAACGCGGCAGCCCTGCAAATTGCCGGTCAAAAGGCGGCTTTTAACGCACTGGCCCATCACGATATTTCATCGGCAGCATCCATGCTTGATCGTGTAATTGCCAATGTGCTGGCATCGCATGGTTCGGCCCTGAAAAATGAAGCGGGGGATGAAAATGACGCAGGCTGA
- a CDS encoding histidine phosphatase family protein: MTQADFSFAVLRHGATSWNVEGRIQGHSDIGLLPETCDQLHKLQIPGEWVERPWYTSPLKRTHETLTALGVPPVGVLPAFVEMNWGQWEGRKLRDLRAELGDAMTQNEDRGWDFRPEGGESPRDVLARIVAFLARRQGGDFGVTTHKGVIRALYAHTRGWNMMGKSPDKLQWDALHVFHWSHGSGLSVSQLNIPLMAREGTPQ, from the coding sequence ATGACGCAGGCTGATTTTTCCTTCGCTGTTTTGCGCCATGGCGCAACATCCTGGAATGTTGAGGGTCGCATTCAGGGACATAGCGATATTGGCCTGCTCCCTGAAACCTGCGATCAGTTGCACAAATTGCAAATTCCCGGCGAATGGGTGGAACGGCCCTGGTACACAAGCCCATTAAAACGTACCCATGAAACGTTGACAGCACTTGGCGTGCCCCCTGTGGGTGTGCTTCCGGCATTTGTCGAGATGAACTGGGGCCAGTGGGAAGGACGGAAACTTCGCGATTTGCGGGCCGAACTGGGCGATGCCATGACGCAAAACGAAGATCGTGGGTGGGATTTTCGCCCCGAAGGTGGTGAAAGCCCACGCGATGTTTTGGCGCGCATCGTGGCGTTTTTGGCCCGACGGCAGGGGGGGGATTTTGGCGTTACAACCCACAAAGGCGTTATTCGCGCCCTTTATGCCCATACGCGTGGCTGGAATATGATGGGCAAAAGTCCCGACAAACTGCAATGGGATGCGCTGCATGTGTTTCACTGGTCGCATGGCAGTGGCCTGTCCGTTTCGCAATTGAACATCCCGCTGATGGCCCGGGAAGGAACCCCGCAATGA
- a CDS encoding Fe(3+) ABC transporter substrate-binding protein, translating into MNLRKIILGLAIATVSCSVAQAAQEVNVYSLRQPFLIKPMFKKFTEETGIRVNTLFSQSGLVERVKHEGRNSPADLLLTVDIGRIQDAVDAGVTQSLTSDVIEQNIPAQYRDKDAQWVGLTTRARVIYTSLDRIEPGAIKTYEELADPKWKGRVCIRSGMHVYNIALVASMIAHHGPEKAKEWLTGLKDNLARKPQGADIDQIEAVSQGVCDVAIGNSYYYGKMLDDPNKADAAKQVRIVFPNQDDRGTHVNISGVALMKNAPNRENAIKLVEFLSGDEAQHMYAEVNFEYPVKPGVEWSEMVSSWGHFTADELPLNEVASLRGDAIRMIDEVGFNE; encoded by the coding sequence ATGAACCTGCGAAAAATCATCCTTGGACTGGCGATAGCAACCGTTTCATGCTCCGTCGCACAGGCCGCGCAGGAAGTGAATGTCTATTCATTGCGCCAACCTTTCCTGATCAAGCCGATGTTCAAGAAATTTACCGAAGAAACCGGTATTCGCGTAAACACGCTGTTTTCGCAAAGCGGCCTGGTTGAACGTGTAAAACACGAAGGCCGCAACAGCCCGGCTGACCTGTTGTTGACGGTTGATATCGGCCGTATTCAGGATGCTGTCGATGCTGGTGTGACCCAGTCGCTGACCAGCGATGTGATCGAACAGAATATCCCCGCACAATACCGTGACAAGGATGCCCAGTGGGTGGGCCTTACCACGCGCGCGCGCGTTATTTATACATCACTTGACCGGATCGAACCGGGCGCAATTAAAACCTATGAAGAACTGGCTGACCCGAAATGGAAAGGGCGTGTCTGCATCCGTTCGGGTATGCATGTTTATAACATCGCCCTGGTTGCATCCATGATCGCCCATCATGGCCCGGAAAAGGCCAAGGAATGGCTGACCGGCTTAAAGGATAATCTGGCCCGCAAACCGCAGGGTGCCGATATCGACCAGATCGAAGCCGTTTCGCAAGGTGTGTGTGACGTTGCGATTGGCAATTCCTATTATTACGGCAAAATGCTGGATGATCCGAACAAGGCCGATGCTGCCAAACAGGTGCGCATTGTATTCCCCAATCAGGATGATCGCGGTACGCATGTAAATATTTCCGGCGTTGCGCTGATGAAAAATGCGCCCAACCGTGAAAACGCCATCAAGCTGGTTGAATTCCTGTCGGGCGACGAAGCCCAGCACATGTATGCCGAAGTCAATTTTGAATATCCGGTCAAACCGGGTGTGGAATGGTCGGAAATGGTTTCATCCTGGGGGCATTTCACCGCCGATGAATTGCCGCTTAACGAAGTTGCCAGCCTGCGCGGTGATGCCATTCGCATGATCGACGAAGTTGGTTTCAACGAATAA
- the glp gene encoding gephyrin-like molybdotransferase Glp has product MAEKNAASVSGSGAKVVADIGSQPGLTPLDVALRLACEQVAVSDLIETRDLTDCFGAILREDVIAAVNVPSVDNSAMDGYALRLADMAALPQKGDVTMPVAGVSLAGHPFAGEIPVGRAIRIATGAAIPAGVDAVIIQENVTANADESEIRIERAAIDRLRHGDNIRRAGEDVKQGMVILPAGKRLRPQDVAVAAGQGRAHLVVARPLRVAVFSTGDELAAQGGELPPGGIYDSNRFAMIGMMRAIGCDVTDLGLLRDDFTVLQTALADAAQHHDVILTSGGVSVGKADLLKPVVDSLGEIHAWKLAIKPGKPLMRGRIGDCLVLGLPGNPVSVMVSGLLYAVPLLLHMMGARNEDRAAVRFPVPAGFNLKRGTGRREWLRARLHRNGNGQLVALPFHSSSSGVLSSMVWAEGLIELAENRGSVQQGEIVEYIAFAGLQAF; this is encoded by the coding sequence ATGGCAGAAAAAAACGCTGCATCTGTTTCGGGTTCCGGCGCGAAGGTCGTGGCGGACATTGGCAGCCAGCCGGGCCTGACCCCGCTTGATGTTGCCTTGCGTCTTGCCTGCGAACAGGTCGCTGTTTCCGATTTGATCGAAACCCGTGATCTGACCGATTGTTTTGGGGCCATTTTGCGCGAAGACGTGATTGCGGCGGTCAATGTCCCGTCAGTCGATAATTCGGCCATGGATGGGTATGCGCTGCGACTGGCGGATATGGCAGCATTACCGCAAAAAGGCGATGTGACAATGCCGGTTGCCGGTGTGTCGCTGGCGGGCCATCCCTTTGCAGGTGAAATTCCCGTTGGGCGCGCCATTCGCATTGCAACGGGTGCCGCCATCCCCGCTGGGGTCGATGCCGTCATCATTCAGGAAAATGTCACCGCCAATGCCGATGAAAGCGAAATTCGCATTGAACGTGCCGCCATTGACCGCCTTCGCCATGGCGATAACATTCGCCGCGCGGGCGAAGATGTAAAACAGGGCATGGTTATTTTGCCTGCTGGCAAACGGTTGCGCCCGCAGGACGTTGCCGTGGCGGCAGGCCAGGGCAGGGCGCATCTGGTGGTTGCACGGCCCTTGCGGGTTGCTGTTTTTTCCACGGGGGATGAACTGGCCGCACAGGGCGGTGAACTGCCGCCGGGTGGCATTTATGACAGCAACCGTTTCGCCATGATCGGTATGATGCGCGCCATTGGTTGCGATGTAACAGACCTTGGCCTGCTGCGCGATGATTTTACGGTGTTGCAAACTGCGCTGGCCGATGCTGCGCAACATCACGATGTGATTTTGACATCGGGCGGGGTTTCGGTTGGCAAGGCCGACCTTTTAAAACCGGTTGTTGATTCCCTTGGCGAAATTCATGCCTGGAAACTGGCAATCAAACCCGGTAAACCCTTGATGCGTGGTCGCATTGGCGATTGTCTGGTGCTGGGCCTGCCGGGTAATCCGGTCTCGGTTATGGTTTCCGGGCTGTTATATGCCGTGCCGTTGCTGCTGCATATGATGGGTGCGCGCAATGAAGACCGTGCAGCCGTGCGGTTCCCGGTCCCGGCTGGCTTTAACCTTAAACGGGGCACAGGCCGGCGCGAATGGCTGCGTGCGCGCCTGCACCGCAATGGCAATGGGCAACTGGTGGCCCTGCCATTTCATTCCAGCAGTTCAGGTGTTCTTTCATCCATGGTCTGGGCCGAAGGCTTGATCGAACTGGCGGAAAACCGCGGCAGCGTCCAGCAGGGCGAAATTGTGGAATATATTGCCTTTGCCGGTTTGCAGGCATTTTAG